A part of Anabas testudineus chromosome 9, fAnaTes1.2, whole genome shotgun sequence genomic DNA contains:
- the upb1 gene encoding beta-ureidopropionase gives MSSCEFESLEKCLESHLPEAELTEVKHILFGKETKKLDLPSCALEAASERDFELKGYRFEAVQEQLRQPRRIRVGLIQHRIVLPTDAPILDQINAMHTRVGEIVEVAAMCGVNVVCFQETWTMPFAFCTREKEPWTEFAESAEEGNTTRFCQELAKKYNMVVVSPILEREELHGTLWNTAVVISNSGNVLGKSRKTHIPRIGDFNESTYYMEGNTGHTVFQTQFGKIAVNICYGRHHPLNWFMYSMNGAEIIFNPSATVGALSEPMWPIEARNAAIANHCFTCAINRVGTEHFKSEFTSGDGKKAHHDFGHFYGSSYVAAPDGSRTPGLSRTRDGLLVVEMDLNLNRQISDKWSFKMTGRYAEYAEELTKAVRHDFKPNIMKE, from the exons ATGTCCTCGTGTGAATTTGAGTCTCTGGAGAAATGCCTCGAGTCGCACCTGCCGGAGGCCGAGCTGACAGAggtgaaacacattttattcgGAAAGGAAACAAA GAAGTTGGACCTCCCGTCGTGCGCTCTGGAAGCTGCCTCCGAGCGTGACTTTGAGCTGAAGGGCTACAGGTTCGAAGCTGTCCAAGAACAACTGAGGCAGCCCAGGAGGATCCGAGTGGGGCTCATCCAGCACCGCATTGTTCTGCCAACTGACGCCCCTATTCTGGACCAG ATCAATGCCATGCACACCCGTGTTGGTGAAATAGTCGAGGTAGCAGCCATGTGCGGTGTTAACGTTGTTTGCTTTCAGGAGACCTGGA CCATGCCTTTTGCTTTCTGCACCCGTGAGAAAGAACCATGGACAGAATTTGCAGAGTCTGCTGAAGAAGGAAACACCACACGCTTCTGCCAGGAG CTGGCCAAAAAATACAACATGGTAGTTGTTTCCCCTATTCTGGAGCGAGAGGAGCTGCACGGCACTCTGTGGAACACGGCAGTGGTGATCTCCAACTCTGGAAATGTGCTGGGAAAGAGCAGGAAGACCCACATTCCCAGGATTGGAGACTTTAATGAG TCTACATATTACATGGAGGGCAACACTGGCCACACGGTGTTCCAGACACAGTTTGGGAAGATAGCTGTGAACATCTGCTACGGGCGCCATCACCCTCTCAACTggttcatgtacagtatgaatgGAGCTGAGATCATCTTCAACCCATCAGCCACTGTTGGAGCTCTCAG CGAGCCCATGTGGCCTATAGAGGCCAGGAATGCAGCAATAGCTAACCACTGCTTCACCTGTGCAATCAACCGTGTTGGAACG GAACATTTCAAAAGCGAATTCACATCAGGTGATGGAAAAAAAG CCCACCATGACTTTGGACACTTCTATGGTTCCAGTTATGTGGCTGCTCCTGATGGCAGTCGCACCCCGGGGCTCTCTAGAACCCGTGACGGACTGCTGGTGGTAGAAATGGATCTCAACCTGAACAGGCAAATAAGTGACAAGTGGAGTTTTAAG ATGACTGGGCGATACGCTGAGTATGCAGAGGAGCTGACCAAGGCTGTCAGACATGACTTCAAACCCAACATAATGAAGGAGTAG